Proteins encoded in a region of the Nitrospira sp. genome:
- a CDS encoding Rrf2 family transcriptional regulator gives MKLSKKSEYGLRALIELTLAYEQTTLQRHQIAKRQHIPIEFLEQILLALKRAGLLASRRGLKGGYTLIKPPGDITVGQVIRILDGPLAPIGCVSKTAYQKCRDCPYTDKAECPVQHVMGPVRDAIAGILDNCTLNDFAASHRRG, from the coding sequence GTGAAGCTTTCCAAGAAAAGCGAATATGGTCTCCGAGCGCTCATTGAGCTCACGCTTGCCTATGAACAAACGACATTGCAGCGACACCAAATTGCCAAGCGCCAACACATTCCGATCGAATTCTTAGAACAAATCCTTCTGGCGCTGAAACGGGCGGGATTGCTGGCCAGCCGGCGCGGTCTCAAAGGCGGCTATACCTTGATCAAGCCCCCTGGAGACATCACCGTCGGGCAAGTGATCCGCATCCTGGATGGTCCGCTTGCCCCCATCGGCTGCGTGAGCAAGACCGCCTATCAAAAATGTCGGGATTGCCCCTATACGGACAAAGCCGAGTGCCCGGTCCAACATGTGATGGGCCCGGTCCGCGATGCCATTGCCGGCATCCTCGATAATTGTACGCTCAATGATTTTGCAGCAAGCCATCGCAGAGGATAA
- the ribD gene encoding bifunctional diaminohydroxyphosphoribosylaminopyrimidine deaminase/5-amino-6-(5-phosphoribosylamino)uracil reductase RibD — protein MTLALRLAAKGQGKTSPNPMVGAIVVSKGRIVGQAYHHAAGQPHAEVLALRQAGSLARGATLYVTLEPCSHLKKRTPPCVPGVIQSGVHRVVVAMRDPNPAVSGNGLAQLRRAGLAVTVGVARKDAEALNRAYCHWIVNERPYVTLKAGMTLDGQIATARGESQWITGLSSRQEVHRLRSAMDAVIVGIGTVQKDNPSLTARNAPGLTALAATQPTRIVVDSSLRIARSAKILTQQSRSKTIIATTKAASQARCRALERQGIEVLQLPSRGGHVSLKHLIAALGKRGMASVMVEGGGELNEAFFKAKLVHHVQLYVAPTLLGGAASKGVIGGAGPRRLADAWKLRQMRTRVLGTDVVVEGDV, from the coding sequence ATGACGTTGGCTCTTCGCCTTGCGGCGAAGGGCCAAGGCAAAACCAGCCCCAACCCGATGGTTGGGGCGATCGTCGTCTCCAAGGGCCGCATCGTCGGGCAAGCCTATCATCACGCAGCCGGCCAACCTCATGCGGAAGTACTCGCGCTTCGCCAAGCCGGATCTCTGGCGCGCGGAGCGACGCTCTACGTGACCCTCGAACCCTGCAGCCATCTGAAGAAGCGCACTCCACCTTGCGTGCCGGGGGTGATTCAATCCGGCGTGCATCGCGTTGTGGTCGCCATGCGCGACCCCAATCCGGCGGTCAGTGGGAACGGCCTCGCGCAACTGCGTCGAGCCGGATTGGCCGTCACGGTCGGGGTTGCGCGGAAGGATGCGGAGGCGCTCAATCGGGCCTATTGTCATTGGATCGTCAACGAGCGGCCTTACGTGACGCTCAAGGCGGGGATGACTCTGGATGGACAGATCGCAACAGCGCGTGGCGAGTCCCAGTGGATTACGGGGCTGTCATCGCGGCAGGAGGTTCATCGTCTGCGAAGTGCGATGGACGCCGTGATTGTGGGCATCGGGACGGTACAGAAAGATAACCCGTCCTTGACGGCGCGCAACGCGCCCGGTCTGACGGCTCTGGCTGCGACTCAGCCGACGAGGATCGTGGTCGATAGTTCTTTGCGTATCGCGCGCTCAGCTAAAATCCTCACGCAACAGTCTCGTTCGAAGACGATCATCGCCACGACGAAGGCTGCCTCACAAGCCCGATGTCGGGCCCTCGAACGACAGGGGATCGAAGTGCTGCAGTTGCCGAGTCGCGGTGGCCATGTGTCGCTGAAACATCTGATTGCGGCGCTGGGAAAACGCGGGATGGCCTCGGTCATGGTCGAGGGAGGCGGAGAGTTGAACGAAGCGTTCTTCAAGGCCAAGCTGGTGCATCATGTTCAACTGTACGTCGCGCCGACCCTGTTGGGCGGGGCCGCATCGAAAGGCGTGATCGGGGGAGCGGGGCCTCGCCGGCTGGCCGATGCCTGGAAATTGAGACAGATGCGCACCAGGGTGCTCGGGACGGATGTCGTGGTCGAAGGCGACGTATAG
- a CDS encoding glycine--tRNA ligase subunit alpha — MNYQDLILTLSRFWADRGCVIQQPYDMEMGAGTFHPATFLRSLGPEPWRAAYPQPCRRPTDGRYGENPNRMQHYYQYQVVLKPAPDNIQELYLESLAQLGINPKQHDIRFIQDDWESPTLGAWGLGWEVRLDGMEITQFTYFQEIGGIELAPITGEITYGTERIAMYLQQVNNVYDLAWTDQIKYGDIHHETEVQGSRYNFEEGDVAMLMQAFQSHEAECKRLLAQTEKRLTLPAYDYCIKSSHVFNMLDARGAISVAERTGYIARVRALARQCAERYIEERAAMGHPLMARATKQGTHSTGRPRSAAASKRS; from the coding sequence ATGAATTATCAGGACCTCATTCTGACGTTAAGCAGATTTTGGGCGGATCGAGGCTGCGTCATTCAGCAGCCGTACGATATGGAAATGGGGGCCGGAACCTTTCACCCGGCTACCTTCCTGCGCTCCCTCGGTCCCGAACCCTGGCGGGCGGCCTATCCGCAACCCTGCCGTCGACCCACGGACGGCCGCTACGGGGAAAACCCGAACCGCATGCAGCATTACTATCAGTACCAGGTGGTGCTGAAGCCGGCCCCCGACAATATCCAGGAGCTCTATCTCGAAAGCCTGGCTCAATTGGGGATCAATCCCAAGCAGCACGACATTCGATTTATCCAAGATGACTGGGAGTCCCCGACGCTCGGGGCCTGGGGGTTGGGATGGGAAGTCCGTCTGGATGGGATGGAGATAACCCAGTTCACCTATTTCCAGGAAATCGGCGGGATCGAGCTGGCGCCCATCACCGGTGAGATCACCTACGGGACGGAACGCATCGCGATGTATCTGCAGCAGGTCAACAATGTCTATGACCTGGCCTGGACCGATCAGATCAAGTACGGCGACATCCATCATGAAACCGAAGTCCAGGGTTCCCGCTACAACTTCGAAGAAGGCGATGTGGCGATGTTGATGCAGGCGTTTCAATCGCACGAGGCCGAATGTAAGCGGTTGCTCGCGCAGACCGAGAAGCGCTTAACGTTGCCGGCCTACGACTACTGCATCAAGTCCTCGCACGTATTCAATATGCTCGACGCGCGCGGTGCCATCAGTGTGGCGGAGCGCACCGGCTACATCGCCCGGGTCCGCGCGCTGGCCCGGCAATGCGCGGAACGGTACATCGAAGAACGGGCTGCCATGGGGCATCCCCTCATGGCTCGTGCGACAAAGCAGGGGACTCACTCCACCGGTCGCCCGCGATCGGCCGCTGCAAGCAAGCGGTCTTAA
- the glyS gene encoding glycine--tRNA ligase subunit beta — protein sequence MPKTQKPSRDSGSTKKGSGRSAPATAELLLEIGVEELPYQFISPALTRLKESAEQLFAEQRLTFQAVRTLGTPRRLTLVVEGLVTQQASVMKEAMGPSKAVAFDQAGQPTRAAVGFAAGQGVAVEDLEVRQTPKGEYLFAVKREEGRPSKTVLTELLPRLVAKLSFPKAMKWNEAGVRFARPVRWLVVLFGGAVLPIEAAGIKAGNRTRGHRVLGSKQGVVVKDCATYVKALEKDGVIPDPERRRAIIAEQISTLCKKTGFVLNQDDALLDQAVYTTEWPYAIIGSFKDTYLDVPEEILITSMKEHQGFFSLRHKTTGKLVAHFIAVANNRVKDMGLIREGNERVLAARLADAKFFYDDDRTTPLQERVAKLAGVTFHQKIGTMGQKQARIAALAVSLARLAGLNESVIKNCERAGALCKADLLTGIVGEFPELQGVMGGYYARHDGEAPAVCLAILQHYRPQSMEGAIPESTEAQVLSLADRLDSLASFFHVGMVPTGSEDPFALRRHATAVVRILLEGSVRLNLGRAISEARTIVEAAGIKAGSNQGDGQQRLVDFAFERVRHYARTVHGLRDDVVNAVVSVTDRQSFDLRDLLAKMQALQAVTSRPEFDPLIVGFKRAHRLVEKEQWDRQPVASAVFQDATESALHKAVSEERERMGTSMQASDYGKALESLVCLKPAIDAFFAAVMVNADDKAVRSNRLSLLKDVDDFFMSFADFSQIVVQGS from the coding sequence ATGCCGAAAACTCAGAAACCATCTCGCGACAGTGGATCCACGAAGAAGGGGAGCGGGCGATCTGCTCCGGCGACCGCAGAGTTGCTGCTGGAGATCGGGGTCGAAGAGCTGCCCTATCAGTTCATCAGTCCCGCGTTGACCCGATTGAAAGAGTCCGCTGAGCAGTTGTTTGCGGAGCAACGACTTACCTTTCAGGCCGTCCGGACACTCGGAACTCCCCGAAGGCTGACGCTCGTCGTTGAGGGACTGGTCACGCAACAGGCCTCCGTCATGAAGGAGGCCATGGGGCCGTCCAAAGCGGTGGCATTCGATCAGGCGGGACAGCCGACCAGGGCTGCTGTCGGCTTTGCCGCGGGGCAGGGGGTGGCGGTAGAGGATCTGGAGGTTCGACAGACACCGAAAGGCGAGTATCTCTTCGCGGTGAAGCGTGAAGAAGGACGTCCTTCTAAAACCGTGCTCACAGAACTCTTGCCGCGGCTCGTGGCCAAGTTGTCATTCCCCAAAGCGATGAAGTGGAACGAAGCGGGTGTGCGGTTTGCCCGGCCGGTGCGATGGCTGGTCGTGCTCTTCGGCGGCGCGGTGCTACCGATCGAGGCGGCTGGAATCAAGGCGGGGAACCGGACGCGGGGTCACCGGGTGCTCGGCTCGAAGCAGGGGGTCGTCGTCAAGGATTGTGCGACCTATGTGAAGGCGCTGGAGAAAGACGGCGTCATTCCTGACCCGGAACGCCGTCGGGCCATCATAGCCGAGCAGATTTCGACGTTGTGCAAAAAGACGGGATTTGTGCTGAACCAAGACGACGCGTTGCTCGACCAGGCGGTGTATACGACGGAATGGCCGTACGCGATCATCGGGTCGTTCAAGGATACGTATCTTGATGTCCCCGAAGAAATTCTGATCACCTCAATGAAGGAACACCAGGGCTTTTTCTCGCTCCGTCATAAGACGACCGGGAAGTTGGTGGCGCATTTCATTGCGGTGGCCAACAATCGGGTCAAAGACATGGGCCTCATCCGTGAAGGCAATGAGCGGGTGCTGGCGGCGCGTTTGGCCGATGCCAAATTTTTCTACGACGATGACCGGACAACGCCACTACAGGAAAGAGTCGCCAAACTTGCCGGGGTCACCTTTCATCAAAAAATCGGGACGATGGGGCAGAAGCAGGCGCGCATTGCTGCCCTGGCGGTTTCGCTCGCTCGGCTGGCAGGTCTGAACGAATCCGTCATAAAGAATTGTGAACGGGCGGGTGCATTGTGCAAGGCGGATCTGCTGACCGGCATTGTCGGAGAGTTTCCTGAATTGCAGGGTGTGATGGGCGGCTACTACGCGCGGCACGACGGTGAAGCGCCGGCGGTGTGCCTGGCGATCCTCCAACATTATCGGCCCCAGTCGATGGAGGGCGCGATCCCCGAGTCGACCGAAGCGCAGGTTTTGTCGCTGGCCGACCGGTTGGACAGCCTTGCATCCTTCTTCCATGTCGGCATGGTGCCGACGGGTTCGGAAGATCCCTTTGCGCTGCGTCGTCATGCCACGGCAGTGGTGCGTATTCTCTTGGAAGGTAGCGTCCGATTGAACCTGGGCCGTGCCATCAGTGAAGCGCGTACCATTGTGGAGGCGGCAGGAATCAAGGCTGGTTCGAATCAGGGGGACGGCCAGCAGCGGCTGGTCGACTTTGCATTTGAACGGGTACGGCACTATGCCCGCACCGTCCACGGGTTGCGGGATGACGTCGTGAATGCCGTCGTGAGTGTGACCGATCGTCAGTCGTTCGACCTGCGGGATCTCCTGGCCAAGATGCAGGCATTACAAGCGGTGACCAGCCGGCCGGAGTTCGACCCGTTGATCGTGGGATTCAAGCGCGCCCATCGGCTGGTTGAAAAAGAGCAGTGGGATCGTCAGCCGGTCGCCTCAGCCGTCTTTCAAGATGCCACCGAGTCCGCTCTGCATAAGGCGGTGTCCGAGGAGCGGGAACGGATGGGGACCTCGATGCAGGCGAGCGACTACGGCAAGGCGCTGGAATCGCTGGTGTGCCTGAAGCCGGCCATCGACGCCTTCTTTGCCGCGGTCATGGTGAATGCCGACGACAAAGCGGTGCGCAGCAATCGGCTCTCGCTCTTGAAGGATGTGGATGACTTCTTCATGTCATTCGCGGACTTTTCCCAGATTGTGGTACAAGGGAGTTAG
- the ppdK gene encoding pyruvate, phosphate dikinase produces MAKKYVYYFGDGKAEGTSNMKELLGGKGAGLAEMTNLGISVPPGFTITTEACAEYYKLGKKYPPGMWETALASLKRVERSMGMGFGDPERPLLVSVRSGARASMPGMMDTVLNVGLTLKTVEGLAAKTKNERFAQDSYRRFITMFGSIVMGVPREHFEAILNHKKEEMGVKHETQLDARALRDLVERFKSLVKEETGKGFPDDPNEQLKLAIDAVFSSWNGARAITYRRLNGIPDHWGTAINVVAMVFGNMGDTSGTGVAFTRDPNTGERKFFGECLMNAQGEDVVAGIRTPLPVTELGRTVPPAYKELEHTYKRLEKHYRDMLDLEFTIQEGKLYMLQTRVGKRTGISAVRIAVEMVKEGLITKREAVQRVGPDQLAQYLYPIFDTQSEAGSTPLGKGLPAGPGAAAGKIALTPDRAVEMKASGQRVVLVRDETSPDDIHGMNAATGFVTARGGMTSHAAVVARQMGKVCVAGCEAVEVIDNQSVRIGSKVFREGDYLSVNGSTGNVYDGDIPVMESEIIQVVQGKLDAKQSQKYQLFATILSWADSVRTMKVRANADVPDQAKIARGFGAEGIGLCRTEHMFFAEDRIPIMQKMILARTKEDREKYLEQLLPLQKQDFIGLYREMEGFPVTIRLLDPPLHEFLPKREELMVEIAQLELTGKDGVKLEEQRRLLARVEELHEFNPMLGLRGCRLGITMPEITRMQARAIIEAACELAKEGKKIVPEIMIPLVGMVAEMKSQKDLIREVAQETMKRYGVKLSYLVGTMIELPRAAVTAERIAEEAEFFSFGTNDLTQTTFGFSRDDAAKFIDHYRTVKIMDADPFATLDREGVGSLMKTAIAGGRKSRPGIKLGICGEHGGDPSSVEFCNQLGLDYVSCSPFRVAIARLAAAQAALAHADAKPVASKKAVAARVKTVKSVKVSKASKSPKSVKRAKPAPKKPSASRKKR; encoded by the coding sequence GTGGCAAAGAAATACGTGTACTACTTCGGTGACGGCAAGGCAGAAGGCACGTCCAACATGAAGGAGTTGCTGGGCGGCAAAGGCGCGGGTCTGGCCGAGATGACCAACCTGGGCATCTCCGTGCCGCCCGGATTCACCATTACCACAGAAGCCTGCGCGGAGTATTACAAGCTGGGGAAGAAGTATCCGCCCGGGATGTGGGAGACGGCGTTGGCGTCACTCAAGCGGGTGGAACGGTCGATGGGGATGGGATTCGGCGATCCGGAACGGCCGTTGCTGGTCTCCGTGCGGTCCGGTGCGCGCGCGTCGATGCCGGGGATGATGGACACCGTCCTCAACGTCGGCCTGACGCTGAAGACGGTCGAAGGTCTCGCCGCCAAGACGAAGAACGAACGATTCGCGCAGGACAGCTATCGCCGGTTCATCACGATGTTCGGCAGTATCGTCATGGGAGTGCCGCGCGAGCATTTCGAAGCCATTCTGAATCACAAGAAAGAAGAAATGGGCGTGAAGCACGAGACGCAGCTCGATGCGCGCGCGCTGCGCGATCTCGTGGAACGCTTCAAGTCGCTGGTCAAGGAAGAGACCGGCAAAGGGTTCCCGGACGATCCGAATGAGCAGCTGAAGCTGGCGATCGATGCCGTGTTCTCATCCTGGAACGGCGCGCGTGCCATCACCTACCGCCGGCTGAACGGGATTCCGGATCACTGGGGCACGGCGATCAATGTCGTGGCCATGGTGTTCGGGAACATGGGCGACACCAGCGGCACCGGCGTGGCCTTTACCCGCGACCCCAATACGGGTGAGCGGAAGTTCTTCGGTGAGTGTCTGATGAACGCGCAGGGCGAAGATGTGGTGGCCGGCATCCGGACGCCGCTGCCGGTCACGGAGTTGGGCCGGACCGTGCCTCCCGCCTACAAAGAGCTGGAACATACCTACAAGCGCCTCGAGAAACATTACCGCGACATGCTCGACCTGGAGTTTACGATCCAGGAGGGCAAGCTCTACATGTTGCAAACGCGTGTCGGGAAACGGACCGGCATCTCTGCCGTGCGGATCGCCGTCGAAATGGTCAAAGAAGGGTTGATCACCAAGCGCGAGGCCGTGCAGCGGGTCGGCCCGGATCAGCTCGCGCAATATCTTTATCCGATCTTCGATACCCAGTCCGAAGCTGGTTCAACTCCCTTGGGCAAAGGCCTGCCGGCCGGGCCGGGAGCGGCGGCGGGAAAGATCGCCTTGACGCCGGATCGCGCCGTCGAGATGAAGGCATCCGGGCAACGGGTCGTGCTGGTCCGCGATGAAACCAGCCCCGACGATATTCATGGCATGAATGCCGCCACCGGCTTCGTGACCGCGCGCGGCGGGATGACCTCCCATGCGGCGGTCGTCGCGAGGCAGATGGGCAAAGTGTGCGTGGCCGGCTGCGAAGCGGTCGAAGTCATCGACAATCAATCGGTGCGGATCGGCTCGAAAGTGTTCCGTGAGGGCGACTATCTGTCTGTGAACGGGTCCACCGGCAATGTGTATGACGGCGATATTCCCGTCATGGAATCCGAGATCATTCAAGTGGTGCAGGGGAAGCTGGATGCGAAGCAGTCGCAGAAGTATCAGCTCTTCGCGACCATCCTCTCCTGGGCGGACAGCGTGCGGACGATGAAGGTGCGGGCGAATGCCGATGTGCCGGATCAGGCCAAGATCGCCAGGGGGTTCGGCGCCGAAGGGATCGGGCTCTGCCGTACGGAACACATGTTCTTCGCGGAAGACCGTATTCCGATCATGCAGAAAATGATTCTGGCCCGGACGAAAGAAGATCGGGAAAAGTATCTGGAGCAGTTGTTGCCGCTGCAGAAGCAAGACTTCATCGGACTCTATCGTGAGATGGAGGGATTCCCCGTCACCATTCGCCTGCTCGATCCGCCGCTGCACGAGTTTTTGCCGAAGCGCGAAGAGCTGATGGTGGAAATCGCCCAGCTGGAGTTGACCGGCAAGGACGGAGTGAAGCTGGAGGAACAGCGCCGGTTGCTGGCCCGCGTCGAGGAGCTGCATGAATTCAATCCGATGCTGGGACTGCGCGGCTGCCGGCTGGGCATTACGATGCCGGAGATCACGCGCATGCAGGCGCGCGCCATTATCGAGGCGGCCTGTGAGCTGGCGAAGGAAGGCAAGAAGATCGTGCCGGAAATCATGATTCCGCTGGTGGGCATGGTGGCGGAAATGAAGTCGCAGAAGGATCTCATTCGCGAAGTCGCGCAGGAGACTATGAAACGGTACGGCGTGAAGCTCTCGTACCTCGTCGGGACGATGATCGAATTGCCCCGCGCCGCCGTGACCGCCGAACGGATCGCGGAAGAAGCCGAGTTCTTCTCCTTCGGCACGAACGATCTCACCCAGACGACCTTCGGATTTTCCCGCGACGACGCCGCGAAGTTCATCGACCACTATCGCACCGTGAAGATCATGGATGCGGATCCGTTTGCCACGCTCGATCGTGAAGGCGTCGGATCGTTGATGAAGACCGCGATTGCCGGCGGGCGCAAGTCGCGACCCGGGATCAAGCTGGGGATCTGCGGCGAACACGGCGGCGATCCGAGCTCCGTCGAATTTTGCAATCAGCTGGGGTTGGACTATGTGAGCTGTTCGCCGTTCCGCGTGGCGATTGCTCGGTTGGCCGCGGCTCAGGCGGCACTCGCCCATGCAGACGCGAAGCCGGTTGCATCCAAGAAAGCCGTGGCGGCGCGCGTCAAGACGGTGAAATCCGTGAAGGTCTCGAAGGCCTCGAAGTCCCCGAAGTCTGTGAAGCGGGCCAAGCCGGCGCCCAAGAAGCCTTCAGCCAGCCGCAAGAAACGGTGA